Proteins encoded together in one Lathyrus oleraceus cultivar Zhongwan6 chromosome 5, CAAS_Psat_ZW6_1.0, whole genome shotgun sequence window:
- the LOC127085751 gene encoding uncharacterized protein LOC127085751, which produces MSTEFEKVEGRLTSMLPQLQCECGILERLVYKNKNQHRRCSYFHHLLKVRRDLRLLRLGNLEELVTSCFNVIKGDRPKQKIHLLESLKRRKYNDEKLNFLERLLGSARLLEEMVEPMLKAATEISVLFARSFFMGLSVTIMALLARLRVLVQQILLDVVYLFNMVSSLSKKKQSVKITHNGIEVFREFYPANDDDDYVTLECVWKSDKFILRERKHKVENESQGEEDSVGNLSVQASAVNYTTIESILGDDQLDPEKDEEAAAAESDPPHVKDMNTDLLTSPHVKDLNTDLLTGSPQIDEVTETVISSEEGGGNCSTTKAPFCKSSPEGNLHALSHSQSLNSGKLHPCSKKVAFVSIKNPTLVPQSVQSSVSVLASNAKANVFNFMTKESDQTKDDKGDSLASIFTNVNAKDSLF; this is translated from the exons ATGAGTACTGAATTTGAAAAAGTTGAGGGACGATTAACATCGATGCTTCCGCAGCTGCAATGTGAGTGTGGTATCCTGGAAAGATTGGTTTACAAGAATAAGAACCAGCACCGCCGTTGTTCTTATTTCCACCATCTTTTGAAG GTGAGGAGGGATTTAAGGCTTCTGCGTCTGGGAAACTTGGAGGAGCTTGTAACATCATGTTTCAATGTTATCAAAGGAGATAGACCAAAACAGAAGATTCATCTTTTAGAGAG CTTGAAAAGGAGAAAATATAATGATGAGAAGCTGAATTTTTTGGAGCGTCTTTTAGGATCTGCACGACTACTAGAAGAG ATGGTTGAACCAATGCTGAAGGCTGCAAC TGAGATATCTGTTTTGTTTGCCCGATCCTTTTTTATGGGACTTTCTGTGACAATTATGGCTTTGCTTGCGCGTCTACGTGTTTTGGTTCAGCAA ATATTACTTGATGTTGTTTATTTGTTCAACATGGTTTCTTCCCTGTCCAAAAAGAAGCAATCAGTAAAAATTACTCATAACGGAATAGAG GTTTTTAGAGAGTTCTATCCtgctaatgatgatgatgattatgttACATTAGAGTGTGTGTGGAAATCGGATAAGTTTATACTACGTGAGAGGAAGCATAAAGTGGAGAATGAAAGTCAAGGTGAGGAGGATTCTGTTGGAAATCTTTCAGTTCAAGCATCAGCTGTCAACTATACCACTATCGAATCTATTCTTGGCG ATGACCAGCTTGATCCGGAGAAAGATGAAGAAGCTGCTGCAGCTGAAAGTGATCCCCCCCATGTTAAGGATATGAACACTGATTTATTGACTAGCCCTCATGTTAAGGATCTGAATACTGATTTATTGACAGGCTCGCCCCAAATTGATGAAGTTACGGAGACTGTGATTAGTAGCGAGGAAGGAGGAGGGAATTGTTCTACCACAAAAGCCCCCTTTTGCAAGTCTTCACCAGAGGGCAACTTGCATGCATTATCACATTCACAATCTTTAAACAGTGGCAAACTTCATCCGTGTTCGAAGAAGGTAGCATTTGTGTCTATAAAGAATCCAACATTAGTGCCTCAAAGTGTCCAAAGTAGTGTTTCTGTGTTAGCTAGCAATGCTAAAGCTAATGTATTCAACTTCATGACAAAGGAAAGTGATCAAACAAAAGATGACAAAGGGGATTCACTTGCTAGTATATTTACTAATGTAAATGCAAAGGATAGTCTTTTTTAA